Part of the Priestia filamentosa genome, GCGAACTATCTTTTTAGGTTTACTGTTTATGGTAGTAGAAAGGTGATTAATGGATAGGGAAGTTTTGCCCGTTTATGCTGGGGAAAAATGAAAAATAGTTGTTGATAAGCATTTTGTTTACTTTTGCTGTTTTTACCATATTTTATATAAATTAAGAGTGAATGAGATATACCTTGAAAAAATAATAAATTTTATTTGTCAATATTTTGGGAAGAATATGAATGAAAAATCATTTATAGAATGTAGAGAGGAGAAAAGGTAATTATGGCCTATCCTTCTTATGATGAAGTACAAGATATTCGAAGTGAACTAAAGGAAGTCGGATATCAACATTGGCTTCACCATGATCTATTTACATGGCAATGGTGGGTTTTGCTTATAGCTTCTATTCTACCCTGGATCATATGGGGGTATCTTATTAAAAAGGAGCACCGTCTACACGTATTTGCATTTGCTATGACCACGGGGATCATTTCAAGTATTTTAGATGTAATTGGAGTTTATATATTGTTATGGGGATACCCGATCAAATTATTTTTCATGGTTCCACCTTTATTCCCTGCCGACTTAACTGTCATCCCTGTAGCATTTAGTTTAGCTTATCATTATGGGGAAACATGGGGAATGTACTTCCTATATATCGCTATTCTCTCATTTTTATTCTCTTATGTGATAGAACCATTATTTATATGGGCAGAAATGTATGAGATACATAACTTCTCTCATTGGCTTTCTTTCATTGGTTTTATCTTCATTTTTTTACTCGTTAAATGGTTCTTAGAAAGGATTTTACCAGTAAGAGAACAGTAATTAAAGAAAAAACACCTAAAGGGATGGCTAGGTATCTTTTCTTTATTCCTAGAAAGAACATTATGGTGATTAACCATTGTTGAATTTTTTGTAATAAAAAGAAACCCTTTGCTCAGCATTAGCAAAGGATTTTTGGATAGGGGGATATATTAGTTTAAGCGCTACTCAGTCCTTCTTTCTAATAAGGTAAATAAATAGGTTTATAATACCTTGAGGTCCAATGCACTAAGAATTAATAGTGAGTAGTGAATTACCCTCTAAATTTTAGGATGCTCTA contains:
- a CDS encoding CBO0543 family protein encodes the protein MAYPSYDEVQDIRSELKEVGYQHWLHHDLFTWQWWVLLIASILPWIIWGYLIKKEHRLHVFAFAMTTGIISSILDVIGVYILLWGYPIKLFFMVPPLFPADLTVIPVAFSLAYHYGETWGMYFLYIAILSFLFSYVIEPLFIWAEMYEIHNFSHWLSFIGFIFIFLLVKWFLERILPVREQ